A stretch of Anolis sagrei isolate rAnoSag1 chromosome X, rAnoSag1.mat, whole genome shotgun sequence DNA encodes these proteins:
- the LOC137095005 gene encoding apolipoprotein E-like, with translation MRSFALFFAAVLLTGSWANPLVQEEAKTKWEETVESFWDYVSQVGNAADDVTAQIKSSQISKELDGLITDTMAELDLYTEDLRSKFGPYAQDAQQRLTSEVSALSEKLRSDMEETKGKIVQYTSDARLMLDHNLEVVRSQLGLFLRKLKKRLAKDTEELRRKMAEYAREVRASTDEKVDAVRQGLEPYLSNIRERGQQRLQALGQAVGEQGKMVHQQLSGRALELHDQLRQKAQEVQGSFDQAAQALRQWFAPFLEDVSSQFQALVEKVKALQA, from the exons ATGAGGTCCTTTGCCCTGTTTTTTGCAGCTGTGCTGCTGACCG GCTCCTGGGCCAATCCGCTTGTCCAAGAGGAGGCGAAAACCAAATGGGAGGAAACCGTAGAGTCCTTTTGGGACTATGTCTCCCAAGTGGGAAACGCGGCCGACGACGTCACGGCTCAGATCAAGAGTTCGCAGATTAGCAAAGAACTGGA TGGCCTCATCACGGACACCATGGCGGAGCTGGACCTCTACACGGAGGACCTTCGCTCCAAATTTGGCCCGTACGCGCAGGACGCCCAGCAGCGCTTGACCAGCGAGGTGTCGGCCTTGTCGGAGAAGCTGCGCTCGGACATGGAggagaccaagggcaagatcgtGCAGTACACCAGCGACGCCCGGCTGATGCTGGACCACAACCTGGAGGTGGTGCGCTCCCAGCTGGGGCTCTTCCTGCGCAAACTGAAGAAGCGCCTGGCCAAGGACACGGAGGAGCTGCGCCGCAAGATGGCCGAGTACGCCCGGGAGGTGCGCGCCAGCACCGACGAGAAGGTGGACGCCGTGCGCCAGGGACTGGAGCCCTACCTTTCCAACATCCGGGAGCGCGGGCAGCAGCGCCTGCAGGCTCTGGGCCAGGCCGTGGGCGAGCAGGGCAAGATGGTGCACCAGCAGCTCAGCGGGCGCGCACTCGAGCTCCACGACCAGTTGCGCCAGAAAGCCCAGGAGGTCCAAGGCTCCTTCGACCAGGCCGCCCAGGCTCTCCGGCAGTGGTTCGCCCCCTTCCTGGAGGACGTCTCCTCCCAGTTCCAGGCCCTGGTCGAGAAGGTCAAGGCCCTCCAGGCCTGA